A region of Streptomyces sp. R44 DNA encodes the following proteins:
- a CDS encoding lysophospholipid acyltransferase family protein, whose protein sequence is MPRRRIGFWYRLAAVIAKPPLVVLFKRDWRGMEHIPADGGFITAVNHNSYLDPLSYAHYQYNTGRVPRFLAKAGLFKGGFVATMLRNTGQIPVYRETTNALDAFRAAVDAIERGECVAFYPEGTLTRDPEMWPMAGKTGAARVALLTKVPVIPVAQWGANLAMPPYAKENKFRLFPRKTLIVQAGPPVDLSRFDGLEPSPEVLREATEVIMAAITALLEEVRGEKAPAEPYDHRKARLEQRRKAAGEGTK, encoded by the coding sequence GTGCCCCGCCGCAGAATCGGCTTCTGGTACCGCCTCGCGGCGGTCATCGCCAAACCCCCCCTGGTGGTTCTGTTCAAGCGGGACTGGCGCGGTATGGAGCACATTCCGGCCGACGGTGGTTTCATCACCGCCGTCAACCACAACTCCTACCTGGACCCGCTGTCCTACGCGCACTACCAGTACAACACCGGTCGCGTCCCGCGGTTCCTCGCCAAGGCCGGCCTCTTCAAGGGCGGCTTCGTCGCCACCATGCTCCGCAACACGGGCCAGATCCCCGTCTACCGCGAGACGACCAACGCGCTGGACGCCTTCCGCGCCGCCGTCGACGCCATCGAGCGCGGCGAGTGCGTCGCCTTCTACCCCGAGGGCACCCTCACCCGCGACCCCGAGATGTGGCCCATGGCCGGCAAGACCGGCGCCGCCCGCGTCGCGCTGCTCACCAAGGTCCCCGTCATTCCGGTGGCCCAGTGGGGCGCCAACCTCGCGATGCCGCCGTACGCCAAGGAGAACAAGTTCCGGCTGTTCCCCCGCAAGACGCTGATCGTGCAGGCCGGACCGCCCGTCGACCTCTCCCGCTTCGACGGCCTGGAGCCCTCGCCCGAGGTCCTCCGCGAGGCCACCGAGGTCATCATGGCCGCCATCACCGCCCTCCTGGAGGAGGTCCGCGGCGAGAAGGCGCCCGCCGAACCGTACGACCACCGCAAGGCCCGCCTGGAGCAGCGGCGCAAGGCCGCCGGGGAGGGCACCAAGTGA
- a CDS encoding Lrp/AsnC family transcriptional regulator, which translates to MVQAYILIQTEVGKASTVADTISKIPGVIQAEDVTGPYDVIVRAQADTVDELGRMVVAKVQQVDGITRTLTCPVVHL; encoded by the coding sequence GTGGTTCAGGCGTACATCCTCATCCAGACCGAGGTGGGCAAGGCGTCGACCGTCGCCGACACCATCTCCAAGATCCCGGGGGTCATCCAGGCCGAAGACGTGACCGGTCCTTACGACGTGATCGTGCGCGCGCAGGCGGACACCGTCGACGAACTGGGCCGCATGGTGGTCGCCAAGGTCCAGCAAGTGGACGGCATCACGCGCACCCTCACCTGCCCGGTCGTTCATCTGTAG
- a CDS encoding HAD family hydrolase, producing MAIRAVLWDIDDTLFDYASADRTGMRAHLAAEGLLGAYGSVEEALRRWKELTELHWRRYEARGGDFRDQRRDRVRDFLGRPELTAAEADDWFDRYVVHYEAAWELFPDTVPVLDLLARDYRHGVLSNSSIHNQDHKLRALGVRDRFEAVLCAAELGVAKPAPEAFHAACTALDLRPHQVAYVGDHPDIDARGAVEAGLRGIWLDRAGTGGRPELTRITDLRQLPALLRADTRFGAPSTFG from the coding sequence ATGGCCATCCGCGCGGTGCTCTGGGACATCGACGACACGCTCTTCGACTACGCGAGCGCGGACCGGACCGGGATGCGGGCGCATCTCGCGGCCGAGGGACTGCTCGGGGCGTACGGCTCCGTCGAGGAGGCCCTGCGGCGCTGGAAGGAGCTCACGGAGCTGCACTGGCGCCGGTACGAGGCCCGGGGCGGGGACTTCCGGGACCAGCGGCGCGACCGCGTACGGGACTTCCTCGGCCGGCCGGAGCTCACCGCCGCCGAGGCCGACGACTGGTTCGACCGGTACGTGGTCCATTACGAGGCCGCCTGGGAGCTCTTCCCCGACACCGTGCCCGTCCTCGACCTGCTGGCCCGTGACTACCGTCACGGGGTCCTGTCGAACTCCAGCATCCACAACCAGGACCACAAGCTCCGCGCGCTGGGCGTACGGGACCGCTTCGAGGCCGTCCTGTGCGCCGCCGAGCTCGGCGTGGCCAAGCCCGCCCCCGAGGCCTTCCACGCCGCCTGCACCGCCCTGGACCTGCGCCCCCACCAGGTGGCGTACGTCGGGGACCACCCGGACATCGACGCCCGGGGCGCGGTGGAGGCGGGCCTCCGCGGCATCTGGCTGGACCGCGCGGGGACCGGCGGAAGGCCCGAGCTGACCCGGATCACCGACCTCCGCCAGCTCCCCGCGCTGCTGCGTGCGGATACGCGTTTTGGAGCACCGTCCACCTTCGGGTAA
- the leuD gene encoding 3-isopropylmalate dehydratase small subunit, with amino-acid sequence MEAFTTHTGRAVPLRRSNVDTDQIIPAHWLKKVTRDGFEDGLFEAWRKDSEFVLNRPERQGATVLVAGPDFGTGSSREHAVWALQNYGFQAVISSRFADIFRGNSLKNGLLTVVLPQETVDALWELTEADPTAEITVDLEARKVLAAGIDADFELDENARWRLLNGLDDISLTLQNEADIAAYEAARPAYKPRTITV; translated from the coding sequence ATGGAAGCTTTCACCACGCACACCGGCCGGGCCGTCCCGCTGCGCCGCAGCAACGTCGACACCGACCAGATCATCCCGGCGCACTGGCTGAAGAAGGTCACCCGCGACGGCTTCGAGGACGGTCTCTTCGAGGCCTGGCGCAAGGACTCCGAGTTCGTCCTCAACCGCCCGGAGCGGCAGGGCGCCACGGTCCTGGTCGCCGGCCCCGACTTCGGCACCGGCTCCTCCCGCGAGCACGCCGTCTGGGCGCTCCAGAACTACGGCTTCCAGGCCGTCATCTCCTCCCGCTTCGCCGACATCTTCCGCGGCAACTCGCTGAAGAACGGCCTGCTGACCGTCGTCCTCCCGCAGGAGACGGTGGACGCGCTCTGGGAGCTGACCGAGGCCGACCCGACCGCCGAGATCACCGTCGACCTGGAGGCCCGCAAGGTCCTGGCCGCCGGGATCGACGCCGACTTCGAGCTCGACGAGAACGCCCGCTGGCGTCTGCTGAACGGTCTCGACGACATCAGCCTCACCCTTCAGAACGAAGCCGACATCGCGGCCTACGAGGCGGCTCGACCGGCCTACAAGCCCCGTACAATTACGGTCTGA
- the leuC gene encoding 3-isopropylmalate dehydratase large subunit, translating into MGRTLAEKVWDDHVVRRAEGEPDLLFIDLHLLHEVTSPQAFDGLRQNGRQVRRLDLTIATEDHNTPTLDIDKPIADPVSRAQLETLRKNCAEFGVRLHPLGDVEQGVVHVVGPQLGLTQPGTTVVCGDSHTSTHGAFGALAFGIGTSQVEHVLATQTLPLARPKTMAITVDGELPEDVTAKDLILAIIAKIGTGGGQGYILEYRGSAIEKLSMEARMTICNMSIEAGARAGMIAPDETTFAYLKGRAHAPEGEDWDAAVAYWKTLKSDEDAVFDAEVVIDAAALAPFVTWGTNPGQGAPLSANVPDPASYEDASERLAAEKALEYMGLTAGQPLRDIKVDTVFVGSCTNGRIEDLRNAAALLEGRKVADGVRMLVVPGSVRVALQAVEEGLDKVFKEAGAEWRHAGCSMCLGMNPDQLAPGERSASTSNRNFEGRQGKGGRTHLVSPQVAAATAVLGHLASPADLSDVATTAGV; encoded by the coding sequence ATGGGTAGGACACTCGCGGAGAAGGTCTGGGACGACCACGTCGTCCGGCGCGCCGAGGGCGAGCCCGACCTCCTCTTCATCGATCTGCACCTGCTGCACGAGGTCACCAGCCCGCAGGCCTTCGACGGCCTCCGGCAGAACGGCCGGCAGGTGCGGCGCCTCGACCTCACCATCGCCACCGAGGACCACAACACCCCGACCCTCGACATCGACAAGCCGATCGCGGACCCGGTCTCCCGAGCCCAGCTGGAGACCCTCCGCAAGAACTGTGCCGAGTTCGGCGTCCGGCTGCACCCGCTGGGCGACGTCGAGCAGGGCGTCGTCCACGTCGTGGGACCCCAGCTGGGTCTGACCCAGCCCGGCACCACCGTGGTCTGCGGCGACTCGCACACCTCCACGCACGGCGCCTTCGGCGCGCTGGCGTTCGGCATCGGCACCAGCCAGGTCGAGCACGTGCTGGCCACCCAGACGCTGCCGCTGGCCCGCCCGAAGACCATGGCCATCACGGTCGACGGCGAGCTGCCCGAGGACGTGACCGCCAAGGACCTGATCCTGGCGATCATCGCGAAGATCGGCACCGGCGGCGGCCAGGGCTACATCCTGGAGTACCGCGGCTCCGCCATCGAGAAGCTCTCGATGGAGGCCCGGATGACCATCTGCAACATGTCGATCGAGGCCGGCGCCCGCGCGGGCATGATCGCCCCCGACGAGACCACCTTCGCCTATCTGAAGGGCCGCGCCCACGCCCCCGAGGGCGAGGACTGGGACGCCGCCGTCGCGTACTGGAAGACCCTGAAGTCCGACGAGGACGCGGTCTTCGACGCCGAGGTCGTCATCGACGCCGCCGCGCTGGCGCCGTTCGTCACCTGGGGCACCAACCCCGGCCAGGGCGCGCCGCTTTCGGCGAACGTCCCCGACCCGGCTTCGTACGAAGACGCTTCGGAGCGCCTGGCCGCCGAAAAGGCCCTGGAGTACATGGGGTTGACCGCCGGACAGCCGCTGCGCGACATCAAGGTCGACACCGTCTTCGTAGGCTCCTGCACCAACGGCCGCATCGAGGACCTGCGCAACGCCGCCGCCCTCCTGGAGGGCCGCAAGGTCGCCGACGGCGTCCGCATGCTGGTCGTCCCCGGCTCGGTCCGGGTCGCCCTGCAGGCCGTCGAAGAGGGCCTGGACAAGGTCTTCAAGGAGGCCGGCGCCGAATGGCGGCACGCGGGCTGCTCGATGTGCCTGGGCATGAACCCCGACCAACTGGCGCCCGGTGAGCGCTCCGCGTCCACCTCCAACCGCAACTTCGAGGGCCGGCAGGGCAAGGGCGGCCGGACGCACCTGGTCTCCCCCCAGGTCGCCGCCGCCACCGCCGTCCTGGGCCACCTGGCCTCCCCGGCCGATCTGTCCGACGTCGCCACCACCGCGGGGGTCTGA
- a CDS encoding NAD(P)H-dependent glycerol-3-phosphate dehydrogenase, giving the protein MTKAAVFGNGSWGTAFAMVLADAGCEVSLWGRRAELAEAINTTGTNPDYLPGVELPKGVTATADPAEAAADADFTVLVIPSQTLRGNLAAWKPLLARDTVLVSLMKGVELGTAKRMSEVITEVADVPADRVAVLTGPNLAKEIAARQPAAAVAACVDETVAQRLQAACMTPYFRPYTNTDVVGCELGGAVKNVIGLAVGIANGMGLGDNSKATLITRGLAETTRLGLAMGADPLTFSGLAGLGDLVATCSSPLSRNNTFGTNLGRGMTLQETIAATKQTAEGVKSCESVLDLARRHGVDMPITETVVSIVHDGKPPVVALKELMSRSAKPERR; this is encoded by the coding sequence GTGACCAAGGCAGCCGTCTTCGGCAACGGATCCTGGGGCACCGCCTTCGCCATGGTGCTCGCCGACGCGGGCTGCGAGGTGAGCCTCTGGGGCCGCCGCGCCGAACTCGCCGAGGCGATCAACACCACCGGCACCAACCCCGACTACCTGCCCGGGGTCGAACTCCCGAAGGGCGTCACGGCCACCGCCGACCCGGCCGAGGCCGCCGCGGACGCCGACTTCACCGTCCTCGTCATCCCCTCGCAGACCCTGCGCGGCAACCTCGCCGCCTGGAAGCCGCTGCTCGCCCGGGACACCGTCCTCGTCTCCCTCATGAAGGGCGTCGAACTCGGCACCGCCAAGCGGATGAGCGAGGTCATCACCGAGGTCGCCGACGTCCCCGCCGACCGCGTCGCCGTCCTCACCGGCCCCAACCTGGCCAAGGAGATCGCCGCCCGGCAGCCCGCCGCGGCCGTCGCCGCCTGCGTGGACGAGACGGTCGCCCAGCGGCTCCAGGCCGCCTGCATGACCCCGTACTTCCGCCCGTACACCAACACCGACGTGGTGGGCTGCGAGCTCGGCGGCGCCGTGAAGAACGTCATCGGCCTCGCCGTCGGCATCGCCAACGGCATGGGCCTCGGCGACAACTCCAAGGCCACGCTCATCACCCGCGGCCTCGCCGAGACCACCCGCCTCGGCCTCGCCATGGGCGCCGACCCGCTCACCTTCTCCGGCCTCGCGGGCCTCGGCGACCTCGTCGCCACCTGCTCCTCGCCGCTCTCCCGGAACAACACCTTCGGCACCAACCTCGGCCGCGGGATGACCCTCCAGGAGACCATCGCGGCCACCAAGCAGACCGCCGAGGGCGTCAAGTCCTGCGAGTCCGTGCTCGATCTGGCCCGCCGCCATGGCGTCGACATGCCCATCACCGAGACCGTGGTCTCGATCGTCCACGACGGCAAGCCGCCGGTCGTCGCCCTCAAGGAACTGATGTCCCGCTCGGCCAAGCCCGAGCGCCGCTGA
- a CDS encoding D-alanine--D-alanine ligase family protein has translation MSENTQSPRKPRVAVVFGGRSSEHAISVVTAGAVLSAIDRDKYDVLPIGITTDGRWALTADAPERMAIAGRALPNVADLAESEEGGVVLSVDPANREVVLTEPGNVPRALGEVDVVFPMLHGPYGEDGTLQGLLELSGVPYVGAGVLASAVGQDKEYMKRVFVSFGLPVGPYEVIRPREWEQNPAAARKKIVEFAADHGWPLFVKPARGGSSMGITKVDDLSGLDEAIEEARRHDPKILVESLLRGREIECGVLEFEDGPRASVPAEIPPVTDHDFYDFEAKYIDSASGIVPAPIGDEATAEVQRLAVAAYEAVSCEGLVRADFFLTEDGEFVINEINTMPGFTPISMYPRMWQESGVSYPELVDRLIQAALTRSTGLR, from the coding sequence ATGAGCGAGAACACCCAGAGCCCCCGCAAGCCGCGCGTGGCCGTCGTCTTCGGCGGCCGCAGCTCCGAGCACGCCATCTCCGTCGTCACGGCGGGCGCCGTCCTGAGCGCCATCGACCGGGACAAGTACGACGTGCTGCCCATCGGCATCACGACGGACGGGCGCTGGGCGCTCACCGCCGACGCCCCCGAGCGCATGGCCATCGCCGGCCGCGCCCTGCCGAACGTGGCCGACCTGGCCGAGTCCGAGGAGGGCGGTGTCGTCCTCTCCGTCGACCCCGCCAACCGCGAGGTCGTCCTCACCGAGCCCGGCAACGTGCCCAGGGCCCTCGGCGAGGTCGACGTGGTCTTCCCGATGCTCCACGGCCCGTACGGCGAGGACGGCACCCTCCAGGGCCTCCTGGAGCTCTCCGGCGTCCCCTACGTCGGCGCGGGCGTCCTCGCCTCCGCCGTCGGCCAGGACAAGGAGTACATGAAGCGGGTCTTCGTCTCGTTCGGCCTCCCCGTCGGCCCGTACGAGGTCATCCGGCCGCGCGAGTGGGAGCAGAACCCCGCCGCCGCCCGCAAGAAGATCGTCGAGTTCGCCGCCGACCACGGCTGGCCGCTCTTCGTGAAGCCGGCCCGCGGCGGCTCGTCCATGGGCATCACCAAGGTCGACGACCTCTCCGGCCTGGACGAGGCCATCGAGGAGGCCCGCCGCCACGACCCCAAGATCCTCGTCGAGTCGCTGCTGCGCGGCCGCGAGATCGAGTGCGGCGTCCTGGAGTTCGAGGACGGTCCGCGCGCCAGCGTGCCCGCGGAGATCCCGCCGGTCACCGACCACGACTTCTACGACTTCGAGGCCAAGTACATCGACTCGGCCTCCGGCATCGTGCCCGCCCCCATCGGGGACGAGGCCACCGCCGAGGTCCAGCGCCTCGCCGTCGCCGCCTACGAGGCCGTGTCCTGCGAGGGCCTGGTCCGCGCCGACTTCTTCCTCACCGAGGACGGCGAATTCGTCATCAACGAGATCAACACCATGCCGGGCTTCACGCCCATCTCCATGTACCCGCGCATGTGGCAGGAGAGCGGCGTGAGCTACCCCGAGCTCGTCGACCGCCTCATCCAGGCCGCGCTGACCCGCTCGACGGGCCTGCGCTAA
- a CDS encoding DUF3515 domain-containing protein, translating into MTSSHRPFGLPAAVAAAVLLSAAAGCSSPDAAASVVVPSPPAEEAPFCQALAKELPESVAGLERSDPEPGSELTAGWGDGAIVLRCGVPRPEKMSDPRAQAVEADGVNWMLERPEGSGPRFTTTYRKTYVEVTLDERYAHDATPLADLAAPVRKAVPPSL; encoded by the coding sequence GTGACGTCTTCCCACCGGCCCTTCGGCCTGCCCGCCGCCGTCGCGGCCGCCGTCCTGCTGTCGGCCGCCGCCGGGTGTTCCTCGCCGGACGCCGCGGCGTCCGTCGTGGTCCCGAGCCCGCCGGCGGAGGAGGCGCCCTTCTGCCAGGCCCTGGCGAAGGAGCTGCCCGAATCCGTGGCGGGACTTGAGCGGAGTGACCCGGAGCCCGGCTCCGAGTTGACCGCCGGCTGGGGTGACGGTGCGATCGTACTGCGCTGCGGGGTCCCCCGGCCCGAAAAGATGAGCGATCCCAGGGCGCAGGCCGTCGAGGCCGACGGCGTGAACTGGATGCTGGAGCGCCCGGAGGGCAGCGGCCCCCGGTTCACCACGACGTACCGGAAGACGTACGTCGAGGTCACGCTGGACGAGCGGTACGCGCATGACGCCACGCCGCTCGCCGATCTCGCCGCCCCGGTCCGGAAGGCCGTGCCGCCGAGCCTCTGA
- a CDS encoding HU family DNA-binding protein: MNKAQLVEAIADKMGGRQQAAEAVDHVLDAIVRAVVAGDRVSVTGFGSFEKVDRPARYARNPQTGERVRVKKTSVPRFRAGQGFKDLVSGSKKLPKGGEVSVKKAPKGSLTGGASATVKKAAAKKATTAKKAAAKKATPAKKATTAAAKKVTPAKKTTAAAKKATPAKKATTAAAKKTTAAAKKTTTAAAAKKTVAKKTAPAKKATAKKAPAKKTTARKTTAAKKTAAKK; encoded by the coding sequence GTGAACAAGGCGCAGCTCGTAGAAGCGATTGCCGACAAGATGGGCGGTCGTCAGCAGGCCGCCGAAGCCGTCGACCACGTGCTCGACGCCATCGTGCGTGCCGTGGTGGCCGGCGACCGGGTCTCGGTCACGGGTTTCGGCTCGTTCGAGAAGGTCGACCGGCCCGCCCGCTACGCCCGCAACCCGCAGACGGGTGAGCGGGTCCGGGTCAAGAAGACCTCCGTCCCGCGCTTCCGTGCAGGTCAGGGCTTCAAGGACCTGGTCAGCGGCTCGAAGAAGCTCCCCAAGGGCGGCGAGGTCTCCGTCAAGAAGGCCCCCAAGGGCAGCCTCACCGGTGGCGCCTCCGCGACCGTGAAGAAGGCCGCCGCCAAGAAGGCCACCACCGCCAAGAAGGCCGCCGCGAAGAAGGCGACCCCGGCGAAGAAGGCCACCACGGCCGCCGCCAAGAAGGTGACGCCGGCGAAGAAGACCACCGCGGCCGCCAAGAAGGCGACCCCCGCGAAGAAGGCCACCACGGCCGCGGCGAAGAAGACCACCGCCGCCGCCAAGAAGACCACCACGGCCGCCGCGGCCAAGAAGACGGTCGCCAAGAAGACCGCTCCGGCCAAGAAGGCCACGGCGAAGAAGGCGCCCGCCAAGAAGACGACGGCGCGCAAGACCACCGCCGCCAAGAAGACCGCCGCCAAGAAGTAG
- the gltX gene encoding glutamate--tRNA ligase, which translates to MANANIRVRFCPSPTGNPHVGLVRTALFNWAFARHNQGTMVFRIEDTDAARDSEESYNQLLDSLKWLGLDWDEGPEVGGPHAPYRQSQRMDIYKDVADKLLAGGYAYHCFCTAVELEARRDAARLAGKPSGYDGTCRNLSAERIERYRSEGRESIVRFKMPDEPITFTDLVRGELTFTPDNVPDYGILRANGAPLYTLVNPVDDALMEITHVLRGEDLLSSTPRQIALYKALIELGVAKEIPSFGHLPYVMGEGNKKLSKRDPQASLNLYRERGFLPEGLLNYLSLLGWSFSADQDLFTIPEMVAKFDIADVNANPARFDLKKAESINADHIRMLDVKAFAEACEPWLQAPHAPWAPEDFDREAWERIAPHAQTRLTVLSDITANVDFLFLSEPVFDQPSWDKAMKGEPAALLTTAREKLVDADWNDPESLKNAVLAAGEAHGLKLGKAQAPVRVAVTGRTVGLPLFESLEILGKEKTLARIDAALAKLAG; encoded by the coding sequence GTGGCTAACGCGAACATCCGCGTCCGTTTCTGTCCCTCGCCGACCGGCAACCCCCACGTGGGTCTGGTCCGCACCGCCCTCTTCAACTGGGCCTTCGCCCGGCACAACCAGGGCACCATGGTCTTCCGCATCGAGGACACGGACGCCGCTCGCGACTCCGAGGAGTCGTACAACCAGCTGCTCGACTCTCTGAAGTGGCTCGGCCTCGACTGGGACGAGGGCCCCGAGGTCGGCGGCCCCCACGCGCCGTACCGCCAGTCGCAGCGGATGGACATCTACAAGGACGTCGCCGACAAGCTGCTCGCCGGCGGGTACGCGTACCACTGCTTCTGCACCGCCGTGGAGCTGGAGGCCCGCCGTGACGCCGCCCGGCTGGCCGGCAAGCCGTCCGGTTACGACGGCACCTGCCGCAACCTGAGCGCCGAGCGCATCGAGCGCTACCGCTCCGAGGGGCGCGAGTCCATCGTCCGCTTCAAGATGCCCGACGAGCCGATCACCTTCACGGACCTGGTCCGCGGCGAGCTCACCTTCACCCCGGACAACGTGCCGGACTACGGCATCCTCCGGGCCAACGGCGCCCCGCTGTACACGCTCGTCAACCCGGTCGACGACGCCCTGATGGAGATCACCCACGTCCTGCGCGGCGAGGACCTGCTCTCCTCCACCCCGCGGCAGATCGCGCTCTACAAGGCGCTCATCGAGCTCGGCGTCGCCAAGGAGATCCCCTCCTTCGGCCACCTGCCGTACGTGATGGGCGAGGGCAACAAGAAGCTCTCCAAGCGCGACCCGCAGGCCTCCCTCAACCTCTACCGGGAGCGCGGCTTCCTCCCCGAGGGCCTCCTGAACTACCTGTCGCTCCTGGGCTGGTCCTTCTCGGCCGACCAGGACCTCTTCACCATCCCCGAGATGGTGGCGAAGTTCGACATCGCCGACGTGAACGCCAACCCGGCGCGCTTCGACCTCAAGAAGGCCGAGTCGATCAATGCCGACCACATCCGCATGCTGGACGTGAAGGCCTTCGCCGAGGCGTGCGAGCCCTGGCTCCAGGCCCCGCACGCCCCCTGGGCGCCCGAGGACTTCGACCGCGAGGCCTGGGAGCGGATCGCCCCGCACGCCCAGACCCGCCTGACCGTCCTCTCGGACATCACGGCCAACGTGGACTTCCTCTTCCTGTCCGAGCCGGTCTTCGACCAGCCCTCGTGGGACAAGGCCATGAAGGGCGAGCCCGCGGCCCTGCTGACCACCGCCCGCGAGAAGCTGGTGGACGCCGACTGGAACGACCCCGAGTCGCTCAAGAACGCCGTCCTGGCCGCCGGCGAGGCCCACGGCCTCAAGCTCGGCAAGGCGCAGGCCCCGGTCCGCGTCGCCGTCACCGGCCGCACGGTCGGCCTGCCGCTCTTCGAGTCCCTGGAGATCCTGGGCAAGGAGAAGACCCTGGCCCGCATCGACGCGGCCCTGGCGAAGCTCGCCGGCTGA
- the cofC gene encoding 2-phospho-L-lactate guanylyltransferase, which translates to MKPLHPTHTDADDGWSLVVPLKPLALAKSRLAAAAGARLRPRLALAFAEDTVGAVLNCARVRDVAVVTDDPVAAAALAALGARIVPDSPAAGLNAALAHGARAVRAGRPHARVAALNADLPALRPAELARVLDAAGNFPRAFLADAAEIGTTFLSAAPGVELEPAFGGASRRRHLSSGAVEIRLAGVDSVRRDVDTGEDLAAALALGLGPRTAARWLTAAG; encoded by the coding sequence ATGAAGCCGCTGCACCCGACGCACACCGACGCCGACGACGGCTGGTCCCTGGTCGTACCCCTGAAGCCCCTTGCCCTGGCGAAGAGCAGGCTCGCCGCCGCGGCGGGAGCGCGGCTGCGCCCCCGGCTCGCGCTGGCGTTCGCCGAGGACACCGTGGGGGCGGTGCTGAACTGCGCACGCGTACGGGATGTGGCGGTCGTCACGGACGATCCCGTGGCCGCCGCCGCCCTGGCGGCCCTGGGGGCGCGTATCGTGCCGGACTCCCCCGCCGCCGGGCTCAACGCGGCGCTCGCGCACGGGGCCCGTGCGGTGCGGGCGGGGCGGCCGCACGCGCGCGTGGCGGCGCTCAACGCGGACCTTCCCGCGCTGCGGCCCGCGGAGCTGGCCCGGGTCCTGGACGCGGCCGGCAATTTTCCGCGGGCATTTCTCGCGGATGCCGCCGAAATAGGTACGACATTCCTCTCGGCGGCTCCGGGGGTGGAATTGGAACCGGCATTCGGGGGCGCGTCGAGGCGGCGGCATTTGTCTTCGGGCGCGGTGGAAATCCGGCTCGCGGGGGTGGATTCCGTACGCCGGGACGTGGACACCGGGGAGGATCTGGCGGCGGCCCTGGCGCTGGGGCTCGGTCCGCGGACGGCCGCCCGGTGGCTGACGGCGGCCGGATAG
- the ndgR gene encoding IclR family transcriptional regulator NdgR has product MDNSSGVGVLDKAALVLSALESGPATLAGLVAATGLARPTAHRLAVALEHHRMVARDMQGRFILGPRLAELAAAAGEDRLLATAGPVLTHLRDVTGESAQLYRRQGDMRICVAAAERLSGLRDTVPVGSTLTMKAGSSAQILMAWEEPERLHRGLQGARFTATALSGVRRRGWAQSIGEREPGVASVSAPVRGPSNRVVAAVSVSGPIERLTRHPGRMHAQAVIDAAARLSEALRRNG; this is encoded by the coding sequence ATGGACAACTCTAGCGGCGTAGGCGTTCTCGACAAGGCAGCCCTTGTCCTGAGCGCCCTGGAGTCCGGTCCGGCCACCCTCGCAGGACTGGTCGCGGCGACGGGACTCGCACGACCCACGGCCCACCGACTGGCCGTGGCACTGGAACACCACCGGATGGTGGCGCGTGACATGCAGGGCCGGTTCATCCTCGGACCGCGCCTGGCGGAGCTCGCCGCCGCGGCCGGCGAGGACCGCCTGCTCGCGACCGCGGGCCCGGTTCTGACGCATCTGCGCGATGTCACCGGCGAGAGCGCCCAGCTCTACCGGCGCCAGGGCGACATGCGCATCTGCGTGGCGGCGGCCGAGCGGCTCTCGGGCCTGCGGGACACGGTCCCGGTCGGCTCGACGCTGACCATGAAGGCCGGCTCGTCCGCGCAGATCCTGATGGCCTGGGAGGAGCCCGAGCGGCTGCACCGCGGCCTCCAGGGCGCCCGCTTCACGGCGACGGCCCTGTCGGGCGTACGGCGCCGTGGCTGGGCCCAGTCGATCGGTGAGCGGGAGCCGGGCGTCGCGTCCGTCTCCGCGCCCGTACGCGGCCCCTCGAACCGCGTGGTGGCCGCCGTGTCGGTCTCCGGGCCGATCGAGCGTCTGACGCGCCACCCGGGCCGTATGCACGCCCAGGCGGTCATCGATGCCGCCGCCCGTCTCTCCGAGGCGCTCCGCCGCAACGGCTGA